The following proteins are co-located in the Nocardia bhagyanarayanae genome:
- a CDS encoding cysteine desulfurase family protein, translating to MKSAFSGPVTGAAPQTVYLDHAATTPMLPAAIEAMTAAMARPGNASSVHGSGRAARRLLEEARESIAANLGARPSEVIFTSGGTESDNLAVKGIYWARRDAEPRRTRIIASSIEHHAVIDTVEWLEQHEGAQATWLPVDADGVVSPRSLRAALAENPDEVALVTVMWANNEVGAIQPIAELAAVAQEFGVPMHSDAIQAAAQLPIDFAASGLSAASFAGHKVGGPHGVGVLLLGRQVGCVPLLHGGGHERDLRSGTSDTAAAVGLATALDATVAELPTRTAELVALRDALIAGVTAAVPEAVLNGPVGAQRLPGNAHFTFPGCEGDSLLMLLDAAGIECSTGSACNAGVATPSHVLIAMGVEPWVARGSLRFSLGHTSTRADVDALLDVLPQVVERARAAGLAGAKGGV from the coding sequence ATGAAGTCGGCTTTTTCGGGTCCGGTCACCGGTGCTGCGCCCCAGACGGTCTACCTCGATCATGCGGCGACCACACCGATGCTGCCCGCCGCGATCGAGGCGATGACGGCTGCCATGGCGCGGCCGGGGAACGCCTCGTCGGTGCACGGATCGGGGCGGGCCGCGCGCCGGTTGCTCGAGGAGGCGCGCGAGTCGATCGCCGCGAATCTGGGCGCCCGGCCGTCCGAGGTGATCTTCACCTCCGGCGGAACCGAGAGCGACAATCTCGCGGTCAAGGGCATCTACTGGGCGCGCAGGGACGCCGAGCCGCGCCGGACCAGGATCATCGCCAGCTCGATCGAGCACCACGCGGTCATCGACACGGTGGAGTGGCTCGAGCAGCACGAGGGCGCGCAGGCCACCTGGCTGCCAGTGGACGCCGACGGCGTGGTGTCGCCGCGCTCGCTGCGGGCGGCGCTGGCCGAGAACCCCGACGAGGTCGCTCTCGTCACCGTCATGTGGGCGAACAACGAGGTCGGCGCGATCCAGCCGATCGCCGAATTGGCCGCGGTGGCACAGGAATTCGGTGTGCCCATGCACAGCGACGCGATCCAGGCCGCGGCCCAGCTCCCCATCGATTTCGCGGCGAGCGGCCTGTCCGCGGCGAGTTTCGCAGGTCACAAGGTCGGCGGACCGCACGGCGTCGGTGTGCTGCTGCTCGGCAGGCAGGTCGGGTGCGTGCCGCTGCTGCACGGCGGCGGACACGAGCGCGACCTGCGCTCCGGCACGTCGGACACCGCGGCCGCGGTCGGCCTCGCCACCGCGCTCGACGCGACGGTCGCCGAATTGCCCACGCGCACGGCCGAATTGGTCGCGCTGCGGGACGCGCTCATCGCGGGCGTGACGGCGGCGGTGCCGGAGGCCGTGCTGAACGGCCCGGTCGGCGCGCAGCGCTTGCCGGGCAACGCGCACTTCACGTTCCCCGGCTGCGAAGGTGATTCGCTGCTGATGCTGCTGGACGCCGCGGGGATCGAATGCTCGACCGGCTCCGCCTGCAACGCGGGCGTGGCCACTCCGAGCCACGTGCTGATCGCCATGGGCGTCGAGCCATGGGTGGCGCGCGGCTCGCTGCGATTCTCCCTCGGGCACACGTCGACCCGCGCCGACGTGGACGCCCTCCTCGATGTCTTGCCCCAAGTGGTGGAGCGGGCCAGGGCCGCTGGTCTTGCCGGTGCGAAAGGTGGTGTGTGA
- the mnmA gene encoding tRNA 2-thiouridine(34) synthase MnmA, protein MRVLAAMSGGVDSAVAAARAVDAGHEVVGVHLALSATPGTLRTGSRGCCSKEDAGDARRAADVLGIPFYVWDFADRFKEDVIDDFVAAYAAGETPNPCLRCNEKIKFSALADRAVALGFDAVVTGHYARLEDGVLRRAVDADKDQSYVLAVLTAEQLSRAMFPVGDTPKPQIRAEAAERGLAVANKPDSHDICFIPSGDTRAFLGAKIGVRPGAVVDADGQVLAKHEGVHGFTIGQRKGLGLAGPAADGKPRYVTDIDPDSGTVRVGSAEDLRVWTVRAERAIWTSGTTPEGPIECVAQVRAHGGTAPAVAEAVGDGLEVRLREPLTGVARGQAVVLYRPDAQGDEVIGSGTISDTSREPHAADDAARVEAR, encoded by the coding sequence ATGCGGGTACTCGCGGCGATGAGCGGTGGTGTCGACTCCGCCGTGGCGGCGGCGCGCGCCGTCGACGCCGGGCACGAGGTGGTCGGCGTGCACCTCGCGCTCTCGGCCACACCCGGCACGCTGCGCACCGGTTCGCGCGGCTGCTGCTCGAAGGAGGACGCGGGTGATGCCCGCCGCGCGGCGGACGTACTCGGAATCCCCTTCTACGTCTGGGATTTCGCGGACCGCTTCAAGGAAGACGTGATCGACGACTTCGTCGCGGCCTACGCGGCGGGCGAGACGCCCAACCCGTGCCTGCGCTGCAACGAGAAGATCAAGTTCTCGGCGCTGGCCGACCGCGCGGTGGCGCTCGGCTTCGACGCCGTCGTCACCGGCCACTACGCCCGGCTCGAGGACGGCGTGCTGCGCCGCGCGGTGGACGCGGACAAGGACCAGTCCTACGTCCTCGCGGTGCTCACCGCCGAGCAGCTCTCGCGCGCCATGTTCCCGGTCGGCGACACCCCGAAGCCGCAGATCAGGGCCGAGGCCGCCGAGCGTGGACTCGCGGTGGCGAACAAGCCCGACAGCCACGACATCTGCTTCATCCCCTCCGGCGACACCCGCGCCTTCCTCGGCGCGAAGATCGGCGTCCGGCCGGGCGCGGTCGTGGACGCCGACGGCCAGGTGCTCGCGAAGCACGAGGGCGTGCACGGCTTCACCATCGGCCAGCGCAAGGGCCTCGGACTCGCGGGTCCCGCGGCCGACGGCAAGCCGCGCTACGTCACCGACATCGATCCCGACTCCGGCACCGTGCGCGTCGGCTCGGCCGAGGACCTGCGGGTCTGGACGGTGCGCGCCGAGCGCGCGATCTGGACCTCCGGCACGACGCCGGAAGGACCGATCGAGTGCGTCGCGCAGGTTCGCGCGCACGGCGGCACCGCGCCCGCGGTCGCCGAGGCGGTCGGGGACGGTCTCGAGGTGCGGTTGCGCGAACCGCTGACCGGCGTCGCCCGCGGACAGGCCGTCGTGCTGTACCGGCCCGACGCCCAGGGCGACGAGGTGATCGGCAGCGGCACCATCAGCGACACCTCGCGCGAGCCGCACGCGGCCGACGACGCGGCGCGGGTCGAGGCGCGGTAG
- a CDS encoding methionine synthase: protein MPGGIATAVGSWPGADPREAANTVLGELAELTHLPELPGRGLGADMIGRVSALLVDMRFDTSTRGYRLAARPGAVSRRARDLLRADLDALEEAWETSGSAGTGRVVKVQAAGPLTLAAEVELPGGHRALTDSGALRDLSESLAEGLAQHVAEVGKRLGARVVLQLDEPSLTDVLNGSLRGVSVLDTVRAMPDPEALAVLDAVIEAQAAPVLVHSCAEPPALDFLRRSAAAALGFDVATIRTRDLDSIGETLDAGKRLVLGLVPTTDPASRTAAQATMPQAPVTWREIAEPGVRLVDRLGFPRAALADSVLVAPACGLAGAPLSWARRALNLANEVARAFAEDPESLTFS, encoded by the coding sequence CTGCCCGGCGGTATCGCGACGGCCGTCGGCTCCTGGCCGGGCGCCGATCCGCGCGAAGCGGCGAACACCGTGCTCGGCGAGCTGGCCGAGCTGACCCACCTGCCCGAGTTGCCGGGCCGCGGCCTCGGTGCCGACATGATCGGCCGCGTCTCGGCCCTGCTGGTGGACATGCGCTTCGACACGAGCACCCGTGGCTACCGGCTCGCCGCGCGGCCCGGCGCGGTCTCCCGCCGCGCCCGCGATCTGCTGCGCGCCGACCTGGACGCGCTCGAAGAGGCATGGGAGACATCGGGTTCGGCGGGCACCGGACGGGTCGTCAAGGTGCAGGCCGCCGGTCCGCTCACGCTGGCCGCCGAGGTCGAGCTGCCCGGCGGGCACCGCGCGCTCACCGATTCCGGTGCGCTGCGCGATCTTTCGGAGTCTTTGGCGGAGGGCCTCGCCCAGCACGTCGCCGAAGTGGGCAAACGGCTCGGCGCGCGGGTCGTGCTGCAACTCGACGAGCCGTCGCTGACCGACGTGCTGAACGGTTCGCTGCGCGGGGTCAGCGTGCTGGACACCGTGCGCGCGATGCCGGACCCGGAGGCGCTCGCGGTGCTCGACGCCGTCATCGAGGCGCAAGCCGCGCCGGTGCTGGTGCACAGCTGCGCCGAGCCGCCCGCGCTGGACTTTCTGCGTCGCAGCGCGGCCGCCGCGCTCGGCTTCGACGTCGCGACGATCCGCACCCGCGATCTCGACAGCATCGGCGAGACGCTCGACGCCGGGAAGCGGCTGGTGCTCGGATTGGTGCCGACCACCGACCCGGCGAGCAGAACCGCGGCGCAGGCGACCATGCCGCAGGCGCCGGTCACCTGGCGCGAGATCGCGGAACCGGGCGTGCGTCTCGTCGACCGCCTCGGCTTCCCGCGCGCCGCGCTCGCCGACAGCGTGCTCGTCGCACCGGCGTGCGGGCTCGCGGGCGCGCCGCTCTCCTGGGCCCGGCGCGCGCTGAATCTGGCGAACGAGGTGGCCCGCGCCTTCGCCGAGGACCCGGAGTCGCTGACCTTCTCCTGA
- the ligA gene encoding NAD-dependent DNA ligase LigA produces MSESESAAVPATAEQRVEWQRLADEVREHQFRYYVRDAPIISDGEFDELLRRLQAMEDEHPDLRTPDSPTQLVGGGFATDFTAVDHLERMLSLDNVFSYDELRAWAARVAAETGPNLHYLCEVKIDGVALNLVYEKGRLVRAATRGDGRTGEDVTLNARTIDDVPAELAATDEFPIPDLLEVRGEVYMRLADFETLNASIVAEGKPPYANPRNTAAGSLRQKDPSVTARRRLRMICHGFGRIDGYTPTSQYEAYRALAAWGLPVSEHTRRVQGIEAVIERVAYWGEHRHDIEHEIDGQVIKIDEMSLQRRLGSTSRAPRWAIAYKYPPEEATTKLRDIQVNVGRTGRVTPFAVMEPVSVAGSTVSMATLHNASEVKRKGVLIGDTVTIRKAGDVIPEVLGPVVDARTGEEREFVMPTHCPECGTELAPEKEGDADIRCPNQRSCPAQLRERVFHVASRNAFDIEALGYEAAIDLLKSGAIADEGDLFDLDESRLLTTSLFANKSGTLSANGKRLLDNLDSAKDRPLWRVLVGLSIRHVGPTAARALAAEFGSMERIESATAEELGAADGVGPTIAAAAAEWFTVDWHRAIVDKWRAAGVRMADERDESIERTLEGLSIVVTGSLQGFSRDGAKEAILMRGGKAAGSVSKKTAFVVIGESPGSKAAKAEELGVPILDEDGFRLLLEGGPEAVTAAASNAEGDVEE; encoded by the coding sequence GTGAGCGAGAGCGAGAGTGCGGCGGTTCCGGCGACGGCAGAGCAGCGGGTGGAGTGGCAGCGGCTCGCGGACGAGGTTCGCGAACACCAGTTCCGCTATTACGTGCGCGACGCGCCGATCATCTCCGACGGGGAGTTCGACGAGCTGCTGCGGCGGCTGCAAGCCATGGAGGACGAGCATCCGGATCTGCGGACGCCCGATTCCCCGACTCAGCTCGTCGGCGGCGGCTTCGCGACCGACTTCACCGCGGTCGACCACCTGGAGCGCATGCTCTCGCTGGACAACGTGTTCAGCTACGACGAACTACGCGCTTGGGCCGCGCGGGTCGCGGCCGAGACCGGCCCGAACCTGCACTACCTGTGCGAGGTGAAGATCGACGGCGTCGCGCTCAACCTGGTCTACGAGAAGGGCAGGCTGGTGCGCGCGGCGACTCGCGGCGACGGCCGCACCGGCGAGGACGTCACGCTCAACGCGCGCACCATCGACGACGTCCCCGCCGAGCTGGCCGCCACCGACGAGTTCCCGATCCCGGACCTGCTCGAGGTGCGCGGCGAGGTGTACATGCGGTTGGCGGACTTCGAGACCCTCAACGCGTCCATCGTCGCCGAGGGCAAGCCGCCGTACGCCAATCCGCGCAACACCGCAGCCGGTTCGCTGCGGCAGAAGGACCCGTCGGTCACCGCGCGCAGGCGGCTGCGGATGATCTGCCACGGTTTCGGCCGCATCGACGGCTACACGCCCACGTCGCAGTACGAGGCGTACCGCGCGCTGGCCGCCTGGGGCCTGCCGGTCTCCGAGCACACCAGGCGGGTGCAGGGCATCGAGGCGGTGATCGAGCGGGTGGCCTACTGGGGCGAGCACCGCCACGACATCGAGCACGAGATCGACGGCCAGGTCATCAAGATCGACGAGATGTCGTTGCAGCGTCGCCTCGGTTCCACCTCGCGCGCGCCGCGCTGGGCGATCGCCTACAAGTACCCGCCCGAGGAGGCTACGACCAAGCTGCGCGACATCCAGGTCAACGTGGGCCGCACCGGGCGGGTCACGCCGTTCGCGGTGATGGAGCCGGTGTCGGTCGCGGGCTCGACCGTCTCGATGGCTACGTTGCACAACGCTTCGGAGGTCAAGCGCAAGGGCGTGCTCATCGGCGACACCGTCACCATCCGCAAGGCGGGCGACGTGATCCCCGAGGTGCTCGGACCGGTGGTGGACGCGCGGACCGGCGAGGAACGCGAGTTCGTCATGCCGACGCACTGTCCGGAATGCGGCACCGAGCTGGCGCCGGAGAAGGAGGGCGACGCCGACATCCGCTGCCCGAACCAGCGTTCCTGCCCCGCGCAGCTGCGGGAACGGGTGTTTCACGTCGCGAGCCGCAACGCCTTCGACATCGAGGCGCTCGGCTACGAGGCCGCCATCGACCTGCTGAAGTCCGGCGCCATCGCCGACGAGGGCGATCTGTTCGACCTCGACGAGTCGCGCCTGCTCACCACCTCGCTGTTCGCCAACAAGAGCGGAACCCTCTCGGCGAACGGCAAACGGCTGCTGGACAACCTGGATTCCGCCAAGGACCGTCCGCTGTGGCGGGTGCTGGTCGGCTTGTCGATCCGGCACGTCGGTCCCACGGCGGCCAGGGCGCTGGCCGCCGAATTCGGCAGCATGGAGCGGATCGAGTCGGCCACCGCCGAGGAACTCGGCGCCGCCGACGGCGTCGGCCCGACCATCGCCGCGGCGGCGGCCGAGTGGTTCACCGTCGACTGGCACCGTGCGATCGTCGACAAGTGGCGCGCGGCCGGTGTGCGGATGGCGGACGAGCGCGACGAGTCGATCGAGCGCACGCTGGAGGGCCTGTCGATCGTCGTCACCGGTTCGCTGCAAGGCTTCTCGCGCGACGGCGCCAAAGAGGCCATCCTGATGCGCGGCGGCAAGGCAGCGGGCTCGGTCTCCAAGAAGACGGCGTTCGTGGTGATCGGCGAGTCGCCCGGTTCCAAGGCGGCCAAGGCGGAGGAGCTGGGCGTGCCGATTCTGGACGAGGACGGATTCCGGTTGTTGCTGGAGGGCGGGCCGGAGGCGGTGACCGCGGCGGCGTCCAACGCCGAAGGAGACGTCGAGGAATAG
- a CDS encoding SDR family NAD(P)-dependent oxidoreductase has product MTHRPTALVTGASAGLGRALSRVLAGRGWRVIGTARRGDRLDEVRAELGAAFVAVPGDVTDPAHRARLAEIAAGAAPIDLVVNNASRLGPSPQPRLADYPLDELEAVYRTNVIAPLAILQAVLPMLDLGGVVVDISSDAAVEPYPGWGGYGSAKAALDQLTAILAAEHPELAVYSFDPGDMRTEMHQAAFPGEDISDRPEPESVVPALLRLLDERPKNGRYTAADFAVVR; this is encoded by the coding sequence ATGACTCACCGTCCCACCGCCCTCGTCACCGGCGCCTCGGCCGGGCTCGGCCGCGCGCTCTCCCGCGTGCTGGCCGGGCGCGGCTGGCGGGTGATCGGCACCGCCCGCCGTGGTGACCGGCTCGACGAGGTCCGCGCCGAGCTGGGCGCCGCGTTCGTCGCCGTCCCCGGCGATGTCACGGATCCCGCGCACCGGGCCCGGCTGGCCGAAATCGCCGCGGGCGCGGCGCCGATCGACCTCGTGGTGAACAACGCCAGCAGACTCGGACCCAGTCCGCAGCCCCGGTTGGCGGACTATCCGCTCGACGAACTCGAGGCCGTCTATCGCACGAATGTCATTGCGCCCCTGGCGATCCTGCAAGCGGTGCTGCCGATGCTCGACCTCGGGGGCGTCGTGGTCGACATCAGTTCCGACGCCGCCGTGGAACCTTATCCGGGATGGGGTGGGTACGGTTCGGCCAAGGCGGCGCTGGACCAGCTCACCGCGATCCTCGCCGCCGAGCATCCGGAGTTGGCCGTCTACTCCTTCGATCCGGGCGATATGCGCACCGAGATGCACCAGGCCGCGTTCCCCGGCGAGGACATCTCCGATCGGCCGGAACCCGAGAGCGTCGTGCCCGCGTTGCTGCGGCTCCTCGACGAACGTCCGAAGAACGGCCGTTACACCGCGGCGGATTTCGCGGTGGTGCGATGA
- a CDS encoding S-adenosylmethionine:tRNA ribosyltransferase-isomerase encodes MSGGAATPSAAWARTFELPDRHSADSPPEARGLARDDVRLLVAGDRSTHARFRELPRYLRSGDLVVVNNSATTSAAVDATLADLPITLHFATWLDDGGWVVEVRTRERTPLTDRELRAGAVLELAGEARATLREPWLPGARRLWIADVTVDPRILMGEHGRPITYSYVPRRWSPSYYTTVFGRIPGSAEMPSAARPFTHDVVLDLVTSGVSLAPVTLHTGVSSPEAGEPPSPERFAVPAATARLVNDTKSAGGRIVAVGTTVTRALESAADADGRVRPAGGWTELVLAANRPARVVDGLITGWHAPGASHLDLLVAVAGETTVRRAYTEALDTGYLWHEFGDSALLFRGDGRD; translated from the coding sequence ATGAGTGGCGGGGCGGCAACGCCCTCCGCCGCGTGGGCGCGGACCTTCGAGCTGCCGGATCGACACAGTGCCGATTCGCCGCCGGAGGCGCGCGGGTTGGCACGGGACGATGTGCGGCTGCTGGTCGCGGGAGACCGGTCGACGCACGCGCGTTTTCGCGAACTGCCGCGATATCTGCGCTCGGGCGACTTGGTGGTTGTGAACAATTCGGCGACGACCTCGGCGGCGGTCGACGCCACCCTCGCCGATCTGCCGATCACCCTGCACTTCGCCACCTGGTTGGACGACGGCGGTTGGGTGGTCGAGGTGCGCACCCGCGAGCGCACCCCGCTGACCGACCGAGAACTGCGCGCGGGTGCCGTGCTCGAGCTGGCGGGCGAAGCGCGTGCGACGCTGCGTGAGCCCTGGCTGCCCGGGGCGCGCAGGTTGTGGATCGCCGACGTCACCGTCGATCCGCGGATTCTGATGGGCGAGCACGGACGACCGATCACCTACTCGTACGTGCCGCGGCGGTGGTCGCCGTCGTACTACACGACGGTGTTCGGGCGGATTCCGGGCAGCGCGGAAATGCCCAGCGCCGCACGGCCGTTCACGCACGACGTGGTGCTCGATCTGGTGACCTCGGGTGTGTCCCTCGCGCCCGTCACGCTGCACACCGGCGTCTCGTCACCGGAAGCCGGGGAGCCGCCGAGCCCCGAGCGTTTCGCGGTGCCCGCCGCGACGGCCCGACTGGTGAACGACACCAAGAGCGCGGGCGGGCGGATCGTCGCGGTGGGCACCACGGTCACCAGGGCACTCGAATCGGCCGCCGACGCGGATGGTCGGGTCCGGCCGGCCGGCGGGTGGACCGAATTGGTCCTCGCCGCGAACCGTCCCGCCCGCGTGGTCGACGGCCTGATCACCGGCTGGCACGCCCCCGGCGCCTCCCACCTGGACCTGCTCGTCGCGGTCGCGGGGGAGACCACCGTGCGCCGCGCCTACACCGAGGCGCTCGACACCGGGTACCTGTGGCACGAATTCGGCGACAGCGCACTGCTTTTCCGAGGCGACGGCCGCGACTAG
- a CDS encoding AAA family ATPase gives MLRSFQVTNHRSLAERQELRLTKGSGPVAVPVTAVHGGTAAGKTSLMDALGHMRDAVLHSVTGWDPYAGPVRSPHLGFPDRPSEFVAGFVAEGCPFTYGFRLDNAEVTAEWLYSHPRSRKRIVFERNGEQIKIGPMFEAARYGIAALVPLVRPNALLLSLAGQMYAEALVPAYRWFSSMLEVQRGAAEPNEIAHRLGGHISRSPDNAARLLLLLRAAELGITDLLIADDDPLYADYLRELDADIEGAAKQVELCATSPAHADRLLQDTGLTPLLLERELTNLRSARDALYTRMVARRGVGLSLVHAGIDAPFDITDESAATLSLLRLLPTMLDALDNGRVLAVDDIGAHLPAEQADRLIQLFQNPETNALGAQLVFTTDNRSLIDRGNGRSQRTRTAVWQVRRTERGTSELAAL, from the coding sequence ATGCTGCGGAGTTTTCAGGTGACCAACCACAGATCGCTGGCCGAACGGCAGGAGTTGCGGCTGACCAAGGGGAGCGGGCCGGTGGCGGTGCCGGTGACCGCGGTGCACGGCGGGACGGCGGCGGGGAAGACGAGCCTGATGGACGCGCTCGGACACATGCGCGACGCGGTGCTGCACTCGGTCACGGGGTGGGATCCGTACGCGGGTCCGGTTCGCTCGCCGCACTTGGGTTTTCCTGATCGGCCGTCGGAGTTCGTCGCGGGGTTCGTCGCGGAGGGCTGCCCGTTCACCTACGGCTTCCGATTGGACAACGCCGAGGTGACGGCCGAATGGCTGTACAGTCATCCGCGCTCGCGCAAGCGAATCGTGTTCGAGCGCAACGGCGAACAGATCAAGATCGGGCCCATGTTCGAGGCCGCCCGCTACGGCATCGCCGCGCTGGTGCCGCTGGTGCGCCCGAACGCGTTGCTGCTCAGCCTCGCCGGGCAGATGTACGCCGAGGCGCTGGTGCCCGCCTACCGCTGGTTCTCCTCGATGCTGGAGGTGCAGCGCGGCGCCGCCGAGCCGAACGAGATCGCGCACCGGCTCGGCGGCCACATCTCGCGTTCCCCGGACAACGCGGCCCGGCTGCTGCTGTTGCTGCGCGCCGCCGAACTGGGCATCACGGATCTGCTGATCGCCGACGACGACCCGCTCTACGCCGACTACCTGCGCGAACTCGACGCCGATATCGAGGGCGCCGCCAAACAGGTCGAGCTGTGCGCCACCTCGCCCGCGCACGCCGACCGGCTACTACAGGACACCGGACTCACACCGCTGCTGCTGGAAAGGGAGCTGACCAACCTGCGCTCGGCCCGCGACGCGCTCTACACCCGCATGGTGGCCCGGCGCGGGGTCGGCCTGAGTCTCGTGCACGCGGGTATCGACGCCCCGTTCGACATCACGGACGAATCCGCCGCGACCCTCTCGCTGTTGCGCCTACTGCCCACCATGCTCGACGCGCTCGACAACGGCCGGGTGCTCGCGGTCGACGACATCGGCGCGCACCTGCCCGCCGAACAGGCCGACCGGCTGATCCAGCTGTTCCAGAACCCGGAGACCAATGCTCTCGGCGCCCAACTCGTTTTCACCACCGACAACCGCTCGCTGATCGATCGGGGCAACGGGCGCTCGCAACGCACCCGCACCGCGGTCTGGCAGGTCCGCCGCACGGAGCGCGGGACGAGCGAACTCGCCGCGCTCTGA
- a CDS encoding GNAT family N-acetyltransferase, giving the protein MGASELIIRAATPEEYAAVGELTVDVYVGEGYVRPGSPYVAELADAERRAAAAAEVLVAVYDDRVIGSLTVASYGTPYAEIARPGELEFRMLAVAKRARGLGAGTALVRTVIEMASERGCEAVALTTMSAMADARRIYDRFGFVAVPERDWTTQAGELLTVLRLPLPAR; this is encoded by the coding sequence ATGGGCGCGAGCGAACTGATCATCCGGGCGGCGACCCCGGAGGAATACGCCGCGGTCGGTGAGCTGACCGTCGACGTGTACGTGGGCGAGGGCTATGTCCGGCCGGGCAGTCCGTACGTCGCCGAACTGGCCGACGCGGAACGCAGGGCCGCCGCCGCGGCGGAGGTGTTGGTCGCCGTGTACGACGACCGCGTGATCGGCTCGCTCACCGTCGCGAGCTACGGCACGCCATACGCGGAGATCGCGCGTCCCGGCGAACTGGAGTTCCGCATGCTAGCGGTCGCCAAGCGGGCCCGCGGGCTCGGCGCGGGAACGGCGTTGGTGCGCACCGTGATCGAGATGGCGAGCGAGCGAGGGTGCGAGGCGGTCGCGCTGACCACCATGTCCGCGATGGCCGACGCCCGCCGCATCTACGACCGCTTCGGTTTCGTCGCTGTGCCGGAACGGGATTGGACGACGCAGGCGGGCGAGCTGCTCACCGTGCTGCGGCTACCGCTACCCGCACGCTGA
- a CDS encoding amino acid-binding protein, whose product MSYLLRVQLPDRPGSLGALALALGSVGADILSLDVVERGAGFAVDDLVVEVPPNALPDTLITAAESIGDVHVDSIRPYSGVLDTHRELELIDQVASARDDRLQVLVDGVPRVLRVGWSTVIDLGPHGAYRLVGSQSAPQTQAGSAPWMPLEKPSVLDSEAEWVPQIWRDMDTKLAAAPLGNTGKVLLLGRPGGPDFRPSEVARLGYLAGIVATVLG is encoded by the coding sequence GTGTCATATCTGCTCCGCGTGCAACTTCCGGATCGCCCGGGAAGCCTCGGCGCACTCGCGCTCGCATTGGGTTCCGTCGGCGCCGACATCCTCTCGCTGGATGTGGTCGAACGAGGGGCAGGCTTCGCCGTGGACGATCTCGTCGTGGAAGTTCCACCCAACGCACTCCCGGACACGCTGATCACCGCGGCGGAGTCGATCGGCGACGTGCACGTGGACTCGATCCGCCCCTATTCGGGCGTGCTGGACACGCACCGCGAGCTCGAGCTCATCGACCAGGTGGCCAGTGCCCGCGACGACCGGCTGCAAGTGCTCGTCGACGGCGTCCCCCGGGTGCTGCGCGTCGGCTGGAGCACCGTGATCGATCTGGGCCCGCACGGCGCCTACCGGCTCGTCGGCAGCCAGAGCGCGCCGCAGACACAGGCCGGTTCGGCGCCGTGGATGCCGCTGGAGAAGCCCTCGGTGCTCGATTCGGAGGCCGAGTGGGTGCCGCAGATCTGGCGCGACATGGATACCAAGCTGGCGGCGGCGCCGCTGGGCAACACCGGCAAGGTGCTGCTGCTCGGCAGGCCGGGCGGCCCGGACTTCCGGCCGTCGGAGGTGGCGCGGCTCGGCTACCTGGCCGGGATCGTCGCGACCGTGCTCGGCTGA
- the gatC gene encoding Asp-tRNA(Asn)/Glu-tRNA(Gln) amidotransferase subunit GatC yields MPAISRDEVAHLARLSRLALTDAELDQFAGQLDSILSHVRTISEVAAADVPATASPNPATNVTRPDELVPGLTPHEALAAAPAVEEQRFMVPQILGEGE; encoded by the coding sequence GTGCCCGCCATCTCCCGCGACGAGGTCGCACACCTCGCCCGGCTGTCCCGGCTCGCGCTGACCGACGCCGAACTGGACCAGTTCGCCGGTCAGCTGGATTCGATCCTGAGCCACGTGCGGACCATCTCCGAGGTCGCCGCCGCCGACGTCCCGGCGACGGCCTCGCCGAATCCGGCGACCAACGTGACGCGCCCCGACGAGCTCGTGCCCGGCCTGACGCCGCACGAGGCGCTGGCGGCCGCACCGGCGGTCGAGGAGCAGCGGTTCATGGTGCCGCAGATTCTGGGAGAGGGCGAATGA